The following are encoded together in the Pygocentrus nattereri isolate fPygNat1 chromosome 15, fPygNat1.pri, whole genome shotgun sequence genome:
- the zgc:172076 gene encoding zgc:172076 isoform X1 yields MWKRNKVWLIKPPAEHPLEAKYRPLLESLVPPDPMSKLKLKRGSPREEFPSLDGNYTCMARVLDLHMYTRQFNRATESGVIFDDIIRPGLEDPGTRTGPMTVGCLAGDAQSYILFCDFFDRVIEAYHSYKVSCDVMQESDFNYDNLKGGDAFDPAYTESCEVSVARCVEDYCFPTHCSRGERRQLLTLAKKVLDEFSEEFPGKLYSIDDLNQETKDKGIIMDGPPASLIKTGVGRDWPDARALWVSDDGTLAVWVNMEDHLRLVSSRNDANIQEAFATICIGLLKMEALYKKLRHPFIWKPHLGWVVSSPAEVGTGLKASVTIKLVHLVTHKRLDNILDRLRLCIEKACLHGMYKICNRQTIGLTEVELTQLVVDGVNLLIRMEKRLENNEGFDDLVPAQK; encoded by the exons ATGTGGAAAAGAAACAAAGTTTGGCTGATCAAAC CTCCTGCAGAGCACCCCTTGGAGGCAAAGTACAGGCCTTTGCTTGAG AGTTTGGTCCCACCAGACCCCATGTCTAAGCTTAAGCTAAAAAGAGGCTCCCCCAGAGAGGAGTTCCCCAGTTTGGATGGCAATTACACCTGTATGGCTCGTGTCCTAGACCTGCACATGTATACTCGGCAGTTCAATCGTGCGACTGAGAGTGGGGTCATCTTTGATGACATCATTCGCCCAGGCCTGGAGGACCCAG GAACACGTACAGGACCCATGACAGTAGGCTGTTTAGCTGGGGATGCCCAGTCCTACATTCTCTTCTGTGATTTTTTTGACCGTGTTATTGAAGCCTACCACAGCTACAAGGTGTCGTGTGATGTTATGCAAGAGAGTGACTTCAATTATGACAACCTGAAG ggaggCGACGCTTTTGACCCAGCTTATACAGAAAGTTGTGAGGTGAGTGTTGCTCGCTGTGTGGAGGACTACTGCTTTCCCACGCACTGCAGCCGAGGGGAGAGGAGACAGCTGCTCACACTGGCCAAGAAAG TTCTGGACGAATTTAGTGAGGAGTTTCCAGGAAAGCTTTACTCTATAGATGATCTCAACCAAGAGACAAAGGATAAAGGAATCATTATGGATGGTCCTCCTGCCTCCTTAATAAAGACTGGTGTGGGTCGCGACTGGCCCGATGCCCGGGCCTTGTG GGTGAGTGATGATGGGACTCTAGCAGTTTGGGTTAACATGGAGGACCATCTTAGACTTGTGTCTTCCAGAAACGATGCCAATATCCAGGAGGCATTTGCAACCATCTGCATAGGTTTACTGAAG ATGGAAGCACTGTACAAGAAGCTGAGGCATCCATTCATCTGGAAACCTCATCTGGGCTGGGTGGTGAGCTCACCCGCAGAGGTGGGGACTGGGCTAAAGGCAAGCGTTACAATCAAGTTGGTTCATCTAGTCACACACAAACGCCTGGACAACATCCTGGACAGACTGCGGCTTTGCATAGAGAAAGCTT GCTTGCATGGAATGTACAAAATATGCAACCGACAAACCATCGGACTCACAGAAGTTGAGCTTACCCAGTTAGTAGTGGACGGGGTCAACCTTctcatcagaatggagaagagaCTGGAGAACAATGAGGGCTTTGATGATTTGGTGCCTGCACAGAAGTAG
- the zgc:172076 gene encoding zgc:172076 isoform X2, with protein MWKRNKVWLIKPPAEHPLEAKYRPLLESLVPPDPMSKLKLKRGSPREEFPSLDGNYTCMARVLDLHMYTRQFNRATESGVIFDDIIRPGLEDPGTRTGPMTVGCLAGDAQSYILFCDFFDRVIEAYHSYKVSCDVMQESDFNYDNLKGGDAFDPAYTESCEVSVARCVEDYCFPTHCSRGERRQLLTLAKKVLDEFSEEFPGKLYSIDDLNQETKDKGIIMDGPPASLIKTGVGRDWPDARALWVSDDGTLAVWVNMEDHLRLVSSRNDANIQEAFATICIGLLKMEALYKKLRHPFIWKPHLGWVVSSPAEVGTGLKACMECTKYATDKPSDSQKLSLPS; from the exons ATGTGGAAAAGAAACAAAGTTTGGCTGATCAAAC CTCCTGCAGAGCACCCCTTGGAGGCAAAGTACAGGCCTTTGCTTGAG AGTTTGGTCCCACCAGACCCCATGTCTAAGCTTAAGCTAAAAAGAGGCTCCCCCAGAGAGGAGTTCCCCAGTTTGGATGGCAATTACACCTGTATGGCTCGTGTCCTAGACCTGCACATGTATACTCGGCAGTTCAATCGTGCGACTGAGAGTGGGGTCATCTTTGATGACATCATTCGCCCAGGCCTGGAGGACCCAG GAACACGTACAGGACCCATGACAGTAGGCTGTTTAGCTGGGGATGCCCAGTCCTACATTCTCTTCTGTGATTTTTTTGACCGTGTTATTGAAGCCTACCACAGCTACAAGGTGTCGTGTGATGTTATGCAAGAGAGTGACTTCAATTATGACAACCTGAAG ggaggCGACGCTTTTGACCCAGCTTATACAGAAAGTTGTGAGGTGAGTGTTGCTCGCTGTGTGGAGGACTACTGCTTTCCCACGCACTGCAGCCGAGGGGAGAGGAGACAGCTGCTCACACTGGCCAAGAAAG TTCTGGACGAATTTAGTGAGGAGTTTCCAGGAAAGCTTTACTCTATAGATGATCTCAACCAAGAGACAAAGGATAAAGGAATCATTATGGATGGTCCTCCTGCCTCCTTAATAAAGACTGGTGTGGGTCGCGACTGGCCCGATGCCCGGGCCTTGTG GGTGAGTGATGATGGGACTCTAGCAGTTTGGGTTAACATGGAGGACCATCTTAGACTTGTGTCTTCCAGAAACGATGCCAATATCCAGGAGGCATTTGCAACCATCTGCATAGGTTTACTGAAG ATGGAAGCACTGTACAAGAAGCTGAGGCATCCATTCATCTGGAAACCTCATCTGGGCTGGGTGGTGAGCTCACCCGCAGAGGTGGGGACTGGGCTAAAG GCTTGCATGGAATGTACAAAATATGCAACCGACAAACCATCGGACTCACAGAAGTTGAGCTTACCCAGTTAG
- the traf5 gene encoding TNF receptor-associated factor 5 isoform X2, with amino-acid sequence MAAEENECPKFQLSQQGSDHVRSWELESVLAGRKLSFVARLDDQYVCPACGGVVLNPHQTGCGHIFCAKCIRIFIENGDTSKCPFDGILIKAEEVFQDNCCKREVLNLEVYCTNSPACTQKVTLCNLQDHLKACQHEALQCSNPGCTDILLRKNLTDHQRSLCSFRTEYCRYCKKPYPVTQLPDHEKTSCPEAEVQCPNKCSHMVKRHKVKHDYIFKVFHSVLSLTVAFLFKCNTVEVICLFSISIFLAPLSFLPAICHLQLKDHSDECQEVETDCIYKKYGCTVRDKRGQVKVHEYTEFSHHVLLVLDSNNKLMEQVDQLQQDLAVQQGELKERNLLVSNLNREVSKCDSTLSAIQGSVEEQREHVSSVKRELQDLRGVLEAELAKEELAALRASLDSLRQQVAVTQSLREHLGALGQTCQRHTRLLDIHVEQLQCNEQRFRQLESTSYDGKLIWKVHDYHRKKEAGTSLNSPPFYTSRSGYKLSARVYPGGEGAARGTHLSLYVMLMRGDFDSLLPWPFRQNVTLTVLDQSGSRNHINCSFTPDTASENFRRPTSENNSALGFPRFLSHGELEAPRNAVYVRDDTLFIKVKVDTTGLEDL; translated from the exons ATGGCTGCGGAGGAGAATGAATGTCCAAAGTTCCAGTTGTCCCAGCAGGGTTCTGACCATGTGAGGTCCTGGGAGCTGGAGTCCGTCCTGGCAGGCCGCAAGCTTAGCTTCGTAGCCAGGCTTGATGACCAGTACGTGTGTCCGGCCTGTGGTGGTGTCGTCCTTAATCCACACCAGACAGGCTGTGGCCATATCTTCTGTGCCAAATGCATCAGAATATTCAT TGAGAATGGTGACACTTCAAAATGCCCTTTTGATGGCATTTTGATCAAAGCAGAGGAG GTTTTTCAAGACAACTGCTGTAAAAGAGAAGTACTAAATCTTGAAGTTTACTGTACCAACTCTCCGGCCTGCACACAAAAGGTGACGCTGTGTAATTTGCAG GACCACCTCAAGGCTTGTCAGCATGAAGCCCTGCAGTGTTCCAACCCAGGCTGCACAGACATCCTGTTACGCAAAAACTTGACAGATCATCAAAGAAGTCTCTGCTCCTTTCGCACTGAATACTGTCGCTATTGCAAGAAACCTTACCCTGTTACCCAGCTGCCG GACCATGAAAAGACCTCATGCCCAGAGGCTGAAGTTCAGTGTCCCAATAAATGCTCTCATATGGTTAAAAGGCATAAGGTGAAACATGATTACATTTTTAAGGTTTTCCATTCGGTTCTGTCCCTTACTGTCGCCTTCCTGTTCAAATGCAACACAGTTGAAGTAATTTGCCTGTTCAGTATTTCTATATTCTTGGCACCCCTGTCTTTCTTACCTGCCATTTGTCACCTGCAGCTCAAAGACCACTCGGATGAGTGTCAAGAGGTGGAAACAGACTGCATTTATAAGAAGTATGGCTGCACAGTCAGA GATAAGAGAGGCCAAGTGAAAGTCCATGAGTACACAGAATTCAGTCACCATGTGCTCCTTGTATTGGATAGCAATAACAAGCTAATGGAACAG GTGGATCAGCTACAGCAGGACTTGGCTGTCCAGCAAGGGGAGCTGAAGGAAAGGAACCTGCTGGTCAGCAACCTTAACAGAGAGGTCTCCAAGTGTGATAGCACCCTCTCTGCCATACAG GGGTCagtggaggagcagagagagcatgTGTCCAGTGTGAAGCGCGAGCTGCAGGACCTGCGGGGTGTTTTGGAGGCAGAGTTGGCTAAGGAGGAGCTGGCTGCTCTGCGTGCCTCACTGGACTCCCTCAGACAGCAGGTGGCAGTGACACAGAGCCTCAGAGAACACCTGG GTGCCTTAGGACAGACTTGTCAGCGTCACACACGTCTGCTGGACATCCACGTGGAGCAGTTGCAGTGCAATGAGCAGCGTTTTCGCCAGCTGGAGTCCACTTCATACGATGGAAAGCTCATCTGGAAGGTGCATGACTATCACCGCAAAAAAGAAGCTGGCACATCCCTCAACTCCCCTCCCTTCTACACCAGCCGCAGTGGATACAAGCTGAGTGCGCGCGTGTATCCTGGTGGGGAGGGCGCTGCCCGGGGTACTCACCTGTCCCTGTACGTGATGCTGATGAGGGGAGACTTCGACTCTCTGCTGCCGTGGCCCTTTCGCCAAAATGTCACTTTGACCGTGCTGGACCAGAGTGGCTCCCGTAACCACATCAACTGCAGCTTCACACCAGACACTGCCAGTGAGAACTTCCGCCGTCCCacatctgaaaataactcaGCTTTAGGCTTTCCCCGCTTCCTTTCCCATGGTGAACTGGAGGCTCCCCGGAACGCAGTTTATGTAAGAGACGACACACTGTTCATCAAAGTCAAGGTGGACACAACAGGTTTGGAGGATTTGTAG
- the traf5 gene encoding TNF receptor-associated factor 5 isoform X3, which yields MAAEENECPKFQLSQQGSDHVRSWELESVLAGRKLSFVARLDDQYVCPACGGVVLNPHQTGCGHIFCAKCIRIFIENGDTSKCPFDGILIKAEEVFQDNCCKREVLNLEVYCTNSPACTQKVTLCNLQDHLKACQHEALQCSNPGCTDILLRKNLTDHQRSLCSFRTEYCRYCKKPYPVTQLPVRVFFIILILDVRFISAINQLTFSNEPLQDHEKTSCPEAEVQCPNKCSHMVKRHKLKDHSDECQEVETDCIYKKYGCTVRDKRGQVKVHEYTEFSHHVLLVLDSNNKLMEQVDQLQQDLAVQQGELKERNLLVSNLNREVSKCDSTLSAIQGSVEEQREHVSSVKRELQDLRGVLEAELAKEELAALRASLDSLRQQVAVTQSLREHLGALGQTCQRHTRLLDIHVEQLQCNEQRFRQLESTSYDGKLIWKVHDYHRKKEAGTSLNSPPFYTSRSGYKLSARVYPGGEGAARGTHLSLYVMLMRGDFDSLLPWPFRQNVTLTVLDQSGSRNHINCSFTPDTASENFRRPTSENNSALGFPRFLSHGELEAPRNAVYVRDDTLFIKVKVDTTGLEDL from the exons ATGGCTGCGGAGGAGAATGAATGTCCAAAGTTCCAGTTGTCCCAGCAGGGTTCTGACCATGTGAGGTCCTGGGAGCTGGAGTCCGTCCTGGCAGGCCGCAAGCTTAGCTTCGTAGCCAGGCTTGATGACCAGTACGTGTGTCCGGCCTGTGGTGGTGTCGTCCTTAATCCACACCAGACAGGCTGTGGCCATATCTTCTGTGCCAAATGCATCAGAATATTCAT TGAGAATGGTGACACTTCAAAATGCCCTTTTGATGGCATTTTGATCAAAGCAGAGGAG GTTTTTCAAGACAACTGCTGTAAAAGAGAAGTACTAAATCTTGAAGTTTACTGTACCAACTCTCCGGCCTGCACACAAAAGGTGACGCTGTGTAATTTGCAG GACCACCTCAAGGCTTGTCAGCATGAAGCCCTGCAGTGTTCCAACCCAGGCTGCACAGACATCCTGTTACGCAAAAACTTGACAGATCATCAAAGAAGTCTCTGCTCCTTTCGCACTGAATACTGTCGCTATTGCAAGAAACCTTACCCTGTTACCCAGCTGCCGGTCagagttttttttatcattttaatattaGATGTAAGATTTATCTCGGCTATAAATCAGCTAACATTCTCCAATGAACCATTACAGGACCATGAAAAGACCTCATGCCCAGAGGCTGAAGTTCAGTGTCCCAATAAATGCTCTCATATGGTTAAAAGGCATAAG CTCAAAGACCACTCGGATGAGTGTCAAGAGGTGGAAACAGACTGCATTTATAAGAAGTATGGCTGCACAGTCAGA GATAAGAGAGGCCAAGTGAAAGTCCATGAGTACACAGAATTCAGTCACCATGTGCTCCTTGTATTGGATAGCAATAACAAGCTAATGGAACAG GTGGATCAGCTACAGCAGGACTTGGCTGTCCAGCAAGGGGAGCTGAAGGAAAGGAACCTGCTGGTCAGCAACCTTAACAGAGAGGTCTCCAAGTGTGATAGCACCCTCTCTGCCATACAG GGGTCagtggaggagcagagagagcatgTGTCCAGTGTGAAGCGCGAGCTGCAGGACCTGCGGGGTGTTTTGGAGGCAGAGTTGGCTAAGGAGGAGCTGGCTGCTCTGCGTGCCTCACTGGACTCCCTCAGACAGCAGGTGGCAGTGACACAGAGCCTCAGAGAACACCTGG GTGCCTTAGGACAGACTTGTCAGCGTCACACACGTCTGCTGGACATCCACGTGGAGCAGTTGCAGTGCAATGAGCAGCGTTTTCGCCAGCTGGAGTCCACTTCATACGATGGAAAGCTCATCTGGAAGGTGCATGACTATCACCGCAAAAAAGAAGCTGGCACATCCCTCAACTCCCCTCCCTTCTACACCAGCCGCAGTGGATACAAGCTGAGTGCGCGCGTGTATCCTGGTGGGGAGGGCGCTGCCCGGGGTACTCACCTGTCCCTGTACGTGATGCTGATGAGGGGAGACTTCGACTCTCTGCTGCCGTGGCCCTTTCGCCAAAATGTCACTTTGACCGTGCTGGACCAGAGTGGCTCCCGTAACCACATCAACTGCAGCTTCACACCAGACACTGCCAGTGAGAACTTCCGCCGTCCCacatctgaaaataactcaGCTTTAGGCTTTCCCCGCTTCCTTTCCCATGGTGAACTGGAGGCTCCCCGGAACGCAGTTTATGTAAGAGACGACACACTGTTCATCAAAGTCAAGGTGGACACAACAGGTTTGGAGGATTTGTAG
- the traf5 gene encoding TNF receptor-associated factor 5 isoform X4, whose translation MAAEENECPKFQLSQQGSDHVRSWELESVLAGRKLSFVARLDDQYVCPACGGVVLNPHQTGCGHIFCAKCIRIFIENGDTSKCPFDGILIKAEEVFQDNCCKREVLNLEVYCTNSPACTQKVTLCNLQDHLKACQHEALQCSNPGCTDILLRKNLTDHQRSLCSFRTEYCRYCKKPYPVTQLPDHEKTSCPEAEVQCPNKCSHMVKRHKLKDHSDECQEVETDCIYKKYGCTVRDKRGQVKVHEYTEFSHHVLLVLDSNNKLMEQVDQLQQDLAVQQGELKERNLLVSNLNREVSKCDSTLSAIQGSVEEQREHVSSVKRELQDLRGVLEAELAKEELAALRASLDSLRQQVAVTQSLREHLGALGQTCQRHTRLLDIHVEQLQCNEQRFRQLESTSYDGKLIWKVHDYHRKKEAGTSLNSPPFYTSRSGYKLSARVYPGGEGAARGTHLSLYVMLMRGDFDSLLPWPFRQNVTLTVLDQSGSRNHINCSFTPDTASENFRRPTSENNSALGFPRFLSHGELEAPRNAVYVRDDTLFIKVKVDTTGLEDL comes from the exons ATGGCTGCGGAGGAGAATGAATGTCCAAAGTTCCAGTTGTCCCAGCAGGGTTCTGACCATGTGAGGTCCTGGGAGCTGGAGTCCGTCCTGGCAGGCCGCAAGCTTAGCTTCGTAGCCAGGCTTGATGACCAGTACGTGTGTCCGGCCTGTGGTGGTGTCGTCCTTAATCCACACCAGACAGGCTGTGGCCATATCTTCTGTGCCAAATGCATCAGAATATTCAT TGAGAATGGTGACACTTCAAAATGCCCTTTTGATGGCATTTTGATCAAAGCAGAGGAG GTTTTTCAAGACAACTGCTGTAAAAGAGAAGTACTAAATCTTGAAGTTTACTGTACCAACTCTCCGGCCTGCACACAAAAGGTGACGCTGTGTAATTTGCAG GACCACCTCAAGGCTTGTCAGCATGAAGCCCTGCAGTGTTCCAACCCAGGCTGCACAGACATCCTGTTACGCAAAAACTTGACAGATCATCAAAGAAGTCTCTGCTCCTTTCGCACTGAATACTGTCGCTATTGCAAGAAACCTTACCCTGTTACCCAGCTGCCG GACCATGAAAAGACCTCATGCCCAGAGGCTGAAGTTCAGTGTCCCAATAAATGCTCTCATATGGTTAAAAGGCATAAG CTCAAAGACCACTCGGATGAGTGTCAAGAGGTGGAAACAGACTGCATTTATAAGAAGTATGGCTGCACAGTCAGA GATAAGAGAGGCCAAGTGAAAGTCCATGAGTACACAGAATTCAGTCACCATGTGCTCCTTGTATTGGATAGCAATAACAAGCTAATGGAACAG GTGGATCAGCTACAGCAGGACTTGGCTGTCCAGCAAGGGGAGCTGAAGGAAAGGAACCTGCTGGTCAGCAACCTTAACAGAGAGGTCTCCAAGTGTGATAGCACCCTCTCTGCCATACAG GGGTCagtggaggagcagagagagcatgTGTCCAGTGTGAAGCGCGAGCTGCAGGACCTGCGGGGTGTTTTGGAGGCAGAGTTGGCTAAGGAGGAGCTGGCTGCTCTGCGTGCCTCACTGGACTCCCTCAGACAGCAGGTGGCAGTGACACAGAGCCTCAGAGAACACCTGG GTGCCTTAGGACAGACTTGTCAGCGTCACACACGTCTGCTGGACATCCACGTGGAGCAGTTGCAGTGCAATGAGCAGCGTTTTCGCCAGCTGGAGTCCACTTCATACGATGGAAAGCTCATCTGGAAGGTGCATGACTATCACCGCAAAAAAGAAGCTGGCACATCCCTCAACTCCCCTCCCTTCTACACCAGCCGCAGTGGATACAAGCTGAGTGCGCGCGTGTATCCTGGTGGGGAGGGCGCTGCCCGGGGTACTCACCTGTCCCTGTACGTGATGCTGATGAGGGGAGACTTCGACTCTCTGCTGCCGTGGCCCTTTCGCCAAAATGTCACTTTGACCGTGCTGGACCAGAGTGGCTCCCGTAACCACATCAACTGCAGCTTCACACCAGACACTGCCAGTGAGAACTTCCGCCGTCCCacatctgaaaataactcaGCTTTAGGCTTTCCCCGCTTCCTTTCCCATGGTGAACTGGAGGCTCCCCGGAACGCAGTTTATGTAAGAGACGACACACTGTTCATCAAAGTCAAGGTGGACACAACAGGTTTGGAGGATTTGTAG
- the traf5 gene encoding TNF receptor-associated factor 5 isoform X1, giving the protein MAAEENECPKFQLSQQGSDHVRSWELESVLAGRKLSFVARLDDQYVCPACGGVVLNPHQTGCGHIFCAKCIRIFIENGDTSKCPFDGILIKAEEVFQDNCCKREVLNLEVYCTNSPACTQKVTLCNLQDHLKACQHEALQCSNPGCTDILLRKNLTDHQRSLCSFRTEYCRYCKKPYPVTQLPVRVFFIILILDVRFISAINQLTFSNEPLQDHEKTSCPEAEVQCPNKCSHMVKRHKVKHDYIFKVFHSVLSLTVAFLFKCNTVEVICLFSISIFLAPLSFLPAICHLQLKDHSDECQEVETDCIYKKYGCTVRDKRGQVKVHEYTEFSHHVLLVLDSNNKLMEQVDQLQQDLAVQQGELKERNLLVSNLNREVSKCDSTLSAIQGSVEEQREHVSSVKRELQDLRGVLEAELAKEELAALRASLDSLRQQVAVTQSLREHLGALGQTCQRHTRLLDIHVEQLQCNEQRFRQLESTSYDGKLIWKVHDYHRKKEAGTSLNSPPFYTSRSGYKLSARVYPGGEGAARGTHLSLYVMLMRGDFDSLLPWPFRQNVTLTVLDQSGSRNHINCSFTPDTASENFRRPTSENNSALGFPRFLSHGELEAPRNAVYVRDDTLFIKVKVDTTGLEDL; this is encoded by the exons ATGGCTGCGGAGGAGAATGAATGTCCAAAGTTCCAGTTGTCCCAGCAGGGTTCTGACCATGTGAGGTCCTGGGAGCTGGAGTCCGTCCTGGCAGGCCGCAAGCTTAGCTTCGTAGCCAGGCTTGATGACCAGTACGTGTGTCCGGCCTGTGGTGGTGTCGTCCTTAATCCACACCAGACAGGCTGTGGCCATATCTTCTGTGCCAAATGCATCAGAATATTCAT TGAGAATGGTGACACTTCAAAATGCCCTTTTGATGGCATTTTGATCAAAGCAGAGGAG GTTTTTCAAGACAACTGCTGTAAAAGAGAAGTACTAAATCTTGAAGTTTACTGTACCAACTCTCCGGCCTGCACACAAAAGGTGACGCTGTGTAATTTGCAG GACCACCTCAAGGCTTGTCAGCATGAAGCCCTGCAGTGTTCCAACCCAGGCTGCACAGACATCCTGTTACGCAAAAACTTGACAGATCATCAAAGAAGTCTCTGCTCCTTTCGCACTGAATACTGTCGCTATTGCAAGAAACCTTACCCTGTTACCCAGCTGCCGGTCagagttttttttatcattttaatattaGATGTAAGATTTATCTCGGCTATAAATCAGCTAACATTCTCCAATGAACCATTACAGGACCATGAAAAGACCTCATGCCCAGAGGCTGAAGTTCAGTGTCCCAATAAATGCTCTCATATGGTTAAAAGGCATAAGGTGAAACATGATTACATTTTTAAGGTTTTCCATTCGGTTCTGTCCCTTACTGTCGCCTTCCTGTTCAAATGCAACACAGTTGAAGTAATTTGCCTGTTCAGTATTTCTATATTCTTGGCACCCCTGTCTTTCTTACCTGCCATTTGTCACCTGCAGCTCAAAGACCACTCGGATGAGTGTCAAGAGGTGGAAACAGACTGCATTTATAAGAAGTATGGCTGCACAGTCAGA GATAAGAGAGGCCAAGTGAAAGTCCATGAGTACACAGAATTCAGTCACCATGTGCTCCTTGTATTGGATAGCAATAACAAGCTAATGGAACAG GTGGATCAGCTACAGCAGGACTTGGCTGTCCAGCAAGGGGAGCTGAAGGAAAGGAACCTGCTGGTCAGCAACCTTAACAGAGAGGTCTCCAAGTGTGATAGCACCCTCTCTGCCATACAG GGGTCagtggaggagcagagagagcatgTGTCCAGTGTGAAGCGCGAGCTGCAGGACCTGCGGGGTGTTTTGGAGGCAGAGTTGGCTAAGGAGGAGCTGGCTGCTCTGCGTGCCTCACTGGACTCCCTCAGACAGCAGGTGGCAGTGACACAGAGCCTCAGAGAACACCTGG GTGCCTTAGGACAGACTTGTCAGCGTCACACACGTCTGCTGGACATCCACGTGGAGCAGTTGCAGTGCAATGAGCAGCGTTTTCGCCAGCTGGAGTCCACTTCATACGATGGAAAGCTCATCTGGAAGGTGCATGACTATCACCGCAAAAAAGAAGCTGGCACATCCCTCAACTCCCCTCCCTTCTACACCAGCCGCAGTGGATACAAGCTGAGTGCGCGCGTGTATCCTGGTGGGGAGGGCGCTGCCCGGGGTACTCACCTGTCCCTGTACGTGATGCTGATGAGGGGAGACTTCGACTCTCTGCTGCCGTGGCCCTTTCGCCAAAATGTCACTTTGACCGTGCTGGACCAGAGTGGCTCCCGTAACCACATCAACTGCAGCTTCACACCAGACACTGCCAGTGAGAACTTCCGCCGTCCCacatctgaaaataactcaGCTTTAGGCTTTCCCCGCTTCCTTTCCCATGGTGAACTGGAGGCTCCCCGGAACGCAGTTTATGTAAGAGACGACACACTGTTCATCAAAGTCAAGGTGGACACAACAGGTTTGGAGGATTTGTAG